The Leifsonia williamsii genome includes a region encoding these proteins:
- the lipB gene encoding lipoyl(octanoyl) transferase LipB, which produces MLTVDTSGLRAPVPYPDALARQRSLHADVVAGRSAGSLLLLEHEAVYTAGRRTEPDERPTDGTAVIDVDRGGKLTWHGPGQLVGYPIVRLSDPVDVVAYVRRLEAMLIEVLARFGVAGVQVHGRSGVWLPAGGARSQDEKIAAIGIRVAEGVTMHGFALNCSNSTDAYERIVACGIRDAGVTTISRETGATVTPQDVAPFIPEALEAALSTEILSTTTSTPATTTGAAA; this is translated from the coding sequence ATGCTCACCGTCGACACCTCCGGCCTCCGCGCACCGGTCCCCTATCCCGACGCCTTGGCCCGCCAGCGCTCCCTCCACGCCGACGTCGTCGCCGGGCGCTCGGCCGGCTCCCTCCTGCTGCTCGAACACGAGGCCGTCTACACCGCCGGCCGCCGGACCGAGCCCGACGAGCGTCCGACCGACGGCACCGCCGTGATCGATGTCGATCGCGGCGGCAAGCTCACGTGGCACGGCCCCGGCCAGCTCGTGGGCTATCCGATCGTGCGGCTCTCCGACCCGGTCGACGTCGTCGCGTACGTGCGCCGCCTCGAGGCCATGCTGATCGAGGTGCTCGCCCGGTTCGGCGTCGCCGGCGTGCAGGTGCATGGCCGTTCGGGAGTGTGGCTGCCGGCAGGTGGCGCGCGGAGCCAGGACGAGAAGATCGCCGCGATCGGCATCCGCGTCGCCGAGGGCGTCACCATGCACGGCTTCGCCCTGAACTGCTCGAACAGCACCGACGCGTACGAGCGGATCGTCGCGTGCGGCATCCGTGACGCGGGCGTGACCACGATCTCGCGTGAGACCGGCGCCACCGTCACCCCTCAGGACGTGGCCCCCTTCATCCCGGAGGCGCTGGAGGCCGCGCTCAGCACCGAGATCCTCAGCACCACCACCTCCACGCCCGCCACCACGACAGGAGCCGCCGCATGA
- a CDS encoding leucyl aminopeptidase, translating to MTTPALSLSSAPSPSAEVLVLGARVQRDAVTVLSGQAGGSSSPSVDAEAVAAQLRAVGFGGGRDELVRLPGAADGPALAVIGLPEELDDDALRYAAGSAVRQLAGVGAVALDLPAEGGTALGAVLEGAALGSYAFTEYREKSLPGVKAPVASIDVLGAAEDADALVARASAVAEAAALVKDLVNTPAIDLYPQSFAERAQEAAGDLPVTLTVWDEERLAADGFGGILGVGQGSTRPPRLVKVEYAPSGATRHLALVGKGITFDSGGLSLKPPSGMVGMKYDMTGAATVLAVTLAAARLALPVRVTAWLCLAENMPSGSAIRPNDVLRMRGGRTVEVLNTDAEGRLVLADGLVAASEEQPDAIVDVATLTGAAMVALGTRYVPVMGSDDLVADVVAAAKASGELLWPMPLPGELRANINSDVADIANANPGNTAGGMLLAGVFLQEFVGRAGDADDAPRIPWAHLDIAGPAKGPAAPYGFTGKGPSAVSVRALLRLAEDISRK from the coding sequence ATGACGACTCCCGCGCTCTCGCTCTCGTCCGCCCCCTCCCCCTCCGCCGAGGTCCTCGTGCTCGGCGCGCGCGTGCAGCGCGACGCCGTCACAGTGCTGAGCGGGCAGGCGGGCGGATCGTCCTCCCCCTCCGTCGATGCGGAGGCCGTGGCCGCGCAGCTGCGCGCCGTCGGCTTCGGCGGCGGTCGCGACGAGCTGGTGCGGCTGCCCGGGGCGGCGGACGGCCCCGCCCTGGCGGTCATCGGCCTGCCGGAGGAGCTCGACGACGACGCCCTCCGCTACGCGGCGGGCAGCGCGGTGCGGCAGCTCGCCGGTGTCGGCGCTGTGGCTCTCGACCTGCCCGCAGAGGGCGGCACCGCGCTCGGCGCCGTGCTCGAGGGCGCGGCGCTCGGCTCCTACGCCTTCACGGAGTACCGCGAGAAGAGCCTCCCCGGGGTCAAGGCGCCCGTCGCATCGATCGACGTGCTGGGAGCCGCAGAGGACGCCGACGCGCTCGTCGCCCGCGCGAGCGCCGTCGCCGAGGCCGCGGCACTCGTCAAGGACCTCGTCAACACGCCGGCGATCGACCTCTACCCGCAGTCGTTCGCCGAGCGGGCGCAGGAGGCTGCCGGCGACCTCCCTGTCACCCTGACGGTCTGGGACGAGGAGCGCCTCGCGGCCGACGGCTTCGGCGGCATCCTCGGCGTCGGCCAGGGCTCCACCCGTCCGCCGCGCCTCGTGAAGGTGGAGTACGCCCCCAGCGGGGCAACGCGCCACCTCGCGCTGGTGGGCAAGGGCATCACGTTCGACTCGGGCGGCCTCTCCCTCAAGCCGCCGTCGGGCATGGTCGGCATGAAGTACGACATGACCGGGGCCGCGACCGTGCTCGCCGTCACGCTGGCCGCGGCGCGGCTCGCGCTCCCCGTGCGCGTCACGGCATGGCTGTGCCTGGCGGAGAACATGCCGTCCGGGTCGGCGATCCGGCCCAACGACGTGCTGCGCATGCGCGGCGGGCGCACCGTGGAGGTGCTGAACACGGACGCCGAAGGTCGCCTCGTGCTCGCCGACGGCCTCGTCGCCGCGAGCGAGGAGCAGCCCGACGCGATCGTCGACGTCGCGACGCTGACGGGCGCCGCCATGGTCGCGCTCGGCACCCGCTACGTGCCGGTGATGGGCTCTGACGACCTCGTCGCCGACGTCGTCGCGGCGGCGAAGGCGAGCGGCGAGCTGCTCTGGCCCATGCCGCTGCCGGGCGAGCTGCGTGCGAACATCAACTCCGACGTCGCCGACATCGCCAACGCCAACCCGGGCAACACCGCGGGCGGGATGCTGCTGGCCGGCGTCTTCCTGCAGGAGTTCGTCGGCCGCGCCGGCGACGCGGACGACGCGCCGCGCATCCCGTGGGCGCACCTCGACATCGCCGGCCCCGCGAAGGGCCCCGCTGCTCCCTACGGCTTCACCGGCAAGGGCCCGTCCGCCGTCAGCGTACGGGCGCTCCTGCGGTTGGCCGAGGACATTTCGCGGAAGTAG
- a CDS encoding MFS transporter, translating to MNSRRSWVIFGIGVFAYLVAVTQRTTIGVAGVAATERFHSSASVLSTLAVVQLMVYAAMQIPVGVLIDRIGSRVLMAVGTALMVIGQVTVAFAPTIGIAIVGRILVGVGDATVFTSLMRLVNSWFRGRIVPQLSQWIGNIGQLGQVLSSIPFALLLHQAGWTVAFLSAASLSVVALVGILAAIADRPVGSTEGPRPATWADSMRQLRISLARPGTQLGFWSHFVTQSSGTVYSLMWGLPFMVYAIGIDPAEASGLLIVSVLAGLVSGPILGLLTARFPLRRSNLVLGIVGMMAVVWTVVLLWPGTPPDWLIIVLLVAIGVGGPGSLIGFDFARTFNPLHSLGSANGIVNVGGFLASFVMMFLIGVVLDLEDTTGAGPGSLYAFDHFRWAFAVQYVIIGAGVGFLLHARRRTRRRLKQDEGIDVAPLWVALVDAWRRRGDRTAQ from the coding sequence GTGAATTCGCGTCGTTCCTGGGTCATCTTCGGGATCGGCGTCTTCGCCTACCTGGTGGCGGTCACCCAGCGCACGACCATCGGCGTCGCGGGCGTCGCTGCGACCGAGCGCTTCCACAGCTCCGCCTCCGTGCTGTCCACGCTCGCAGTCGTGCAGCTCATGGTCTACGCGGCGATGCAGATCCCGGTCGGCGTGCTGATCGACCGCATCGGCTCGCGCGTGCTCATGGCGGTCGGCACCGCGCTCATGGTGATCGGCCAGGTGACCGTCGCGTTCGCGCCGACCATCGGCATCGCGATCGTCGGCCGCATCCTCGTCGGCGTCGGCGACGCCACCGTCTTCACGTCGCTCATGCGGCTGGTGAACTCGTGGTTCCGCGGGAGGATCGTGCCCCAGCTCTCGCAGTGGATCGGCAACATCGGCCAGCTCGGGCAGGTGCTCTCGTCGATCCCGTTCGCGCTGCTGCTGCACCAGGCCGGCTGGACGGTCGCCTTCCTGAGCGCCGCCTCCCTGTCGGTCGTCGCGCTGGTCGGCATCCTCGCCGCCATCGCCGACCGTCCCGTCGGCTCGACCGAGGGCCCGCGCCCGGCGACGTGGGCCGACTCCATGCGCCAGCTGCGCATCAGCCTCGCCCGCCCCGGCACGCAGCTCGGGTTCTGGTCGCACTTCGTGACCCAGTCCTCCGGCACCGTGTACAGCCTCATGTGGGGCCTGCCGTTCATGGTGTACGCCATCGGCATCGACCCGGCGGAGGCGTCGGGGCTGCTGATCGTGTCGGTGCTCGCCGGCCTCGTCTCCGGCCCGATCCTGGGCCTGCTGACCGCGCGGTTCCCACTGCGCCGCAGCAACCTCGTGCTCGGCATCGTCGGCATGATGGCGGTCGTCTGGACGGTGGTGCTGCTGTGGCCGGGCACGCCGCCGGACTGGCTGATCATCGTGCTGCTCGTCGCGATCGGCGTCGGCGGCCCCGGGTCGCTCATCGGCTTCGACTTCGCCCGCACCTTCAACCCGCTGCACAGCCTCGGCTCCGCCAACGGCATCGTGAACGTGGGAGGCTTCCTCGCGAGCTTCGTCATGATGTTCCTGATCGGGGTGGTGCTCGACCTGGAGGACACCACCGGTGCCGGGCCCGGCTCGCTCTACGCCTTCGATCACTTCCGCTGGGCCTTCGCCGTGCAGTACGTGATCATCGGCGCGGGCGTCGGCTTCCTGCTGCACGCCCGGCGCCGCACGCGCCGCCGGCTCAAGCAGGACGAGGGAATAGATGTGGCCCCGCTCTGGGTTGCACTGGTAGACGCATGGCGGAGGCGAGGCGATCGCACGGCGCAATAG
- the sucB gene encoding 2-oxoglutarate dehydrogenase, E2 component, dihydrolipoamide succinyltransferase, with protein MSESVSLPALGESVTEGTVTRWLKNVGDRVEVDEPLLEVSTDKVDTEIPSPIAGVIEAILVQEDETVEVGTALVTIGDGSGSAAAPEAAPAESAAPEAPAAPAEPAEAPAAAAPAEEAPAAAAAPAQEAPAQEAPAQAAAPAQEAPTPAQAAPAAPAQAAPAAPAPAAPAQAAPVAPAQAAPAAAPAQEAPAPAQAAAAAAPAQQEQAPAAGGAHAGNAGYVTPIVRKLANEQGVDLSTVTGTGVGGRIRKEDILSAAQPAASESAAAPAAAPVAEVSPLRGTTQPMSRLRKVVAERAVVSMQSTAQLTSVVEVDVTKVAALRDRVKKDFQAKTGVKLSFLPFFALAASEALKTYPVINATVDGDNIVYPDHENLSIAVDTERGLLTPVVRNASELDLAGLAAQISDLAERTRDNRLKPDELAGGTFTLTNTGSRGALFDTPVVFLPQVAILGTGIVTKRPVVVTADGTDSIAIRSTVYLALSYDHRIVDGADAARFLVAVKNRLEAGDFEGNLGI; from the coding sequence ATGAGCGAATCCGTCAGCCTCCCGGCGCTCGGCGAGAGCGTCACGGAAGGCACGGTCACCCGCTGGCTGAAGAACGTTGGCGACCGTGTCGAGGTGGACGAGCCCCTGCTCGAAGTCTCGACCGACAAGGTCGACACCGAGATCCCCTCGCCCATCGCGGGCGTCATCGAGGCGATCCTGGTGCAGGAGGACGAGACGGTCGAGGTGGGCACCGCGCTCGTGACGATCGGCGACGGCTCCGGCTCGGCCGCGGCCCCCGAGGCCGCCCCGGCCGAGTCGGCGGCGCCCGAGGCGCCGGCCGCTCCGGCGGAGCCCGCCGAAGCGCCGGCCGCTGCTGCGCCTGCTGAGGAGGCTCCGGCCGCCGCTGCTGCTCCCGCCCAGGAGGCTCCGGCCCAGGAGGCTCCGGCCCAGGCCGCTGCGCCTGCACAGGAGGCTCCGACCCCCGCGCAGGCGGCTCCGGCCGCCCCGGCGCAGGCTGCTCCCGCCGCCCCCGCGCCGGCTGCTCCGGCTCAGGCTGCTCCCGTCGCTCCAGCGCAGGCTGCTCCCGCTGCCGCGCCCGCGCAGGAGGCTCCGGCCCCCGCCCAGGCTGCTGCTGCCGCCGCCCCCGCGCAGCAGGAGCAGGCTCCGGCCGCCGGCGGCGCGCACGCCGGCAACGCCGGATACGTCACCCCGATCGTCCGCAAGCTCGCGAACGAGCAGGGCGTCGACCTGTCGACCGTGACCGGCACCGGTGTCGGCGGACGCATCCGCAAGGAGGACATCCTCTCCGCCGCTCAGCCCGCCGCCTCCGAGTCCGCTGCCGCCCCGGCTGCCGCGCCCGTCGCCGAGGTCTCGCCGCTGCGCGGCACCACCCAGCCGATGTCGCGTCTGCGCAAGGTCGTCGCCGAGCGCGCCGTCGTCTCGATGCAGTCGACCGCGCAGCTGACGTCGGTCGTCGAGGTCGACGTCACCAAGGTGGCCGCCCTGCGCGACCGCGTGAAGAAGGACTTCCAGGCCAAGACGGGCGTCAAGCTCTCCTTCCTGCCGTTCTTCGCCCTGGCCGCCTCCGAGGCGCTGAAGACCTACCCGGTCATCAACGCCACGGTCGACGGCGACAACATCGTGTACCCGGACCACGAGAACCTCTCGATCGCCGTGGACACCGAGCGCGGCCTGCTCACCCCGGTGGTACGCAACGCCTCGGAGCTCGACCTCGCCGGCCTCGCCGCGCAGATCTCCGACCTGGCGGAGCGCACCCGCGACAACCGCCTCAAGCCGGACGAGCTCGCCGGCGGCACGTTCACGCTGACCAACACCGGTTCGCGCGGCGCGCTGTTCGACACCCCGGTGGTGTTCCTCCCGCAGGTCGCCATCCTGGGCACCGGCATCGTGACCAAGCGCCCGGTCGTCGTCACGGCGGACGGCACGGACTCGATCGCCATCCGCTCCACGGTCTACCTGGCCCTCTCCTACGACCACCGCATCGTGGACGGCGCCGACGCGGCCCGCTTCCTGGTGGCCGTGAAGAACCGCCTCGAGGCCGGCGACTTCGAGGGGAACCTCGGCATCTAG
- a CDS encoding RNA polymerase sigma factor, with protein sequence MATRAATKAREAAAVDETVTDDAATTPAATKTATKATAAKTAKATKPAAKKAAKGSTKGKGRAADEDDDEIDDDAEVEIDEEETAEGDDESEATDAEASDDDAETTEAEGAAPAAAAPAAEEQLPQDALVLRAVDEEDDIPVYSTTITGATADPVKDYLKQIGKVPLLNAAEEVELAMRIEAGLFAEDKLANTPNLTKELERELKWVARDGQRAKSHLLGANLRLVVSLAKRYTGRGMQFLDLIQEGNLGLIRAVEKFDYTKGFKFSTYATWWIRQAITRAMADQARTIRIPVHMVEVINKLARVQRQMLQDLGREPTPEELSKELDMTPEKVIEVQKYGREPISLHTPLGEDGDSEFGDLIEDTEAVVPADAVGFTMLQKQLESLLDSLSEREAGVIRMRFGLGDGMPKTLDQIGDTFGVTRERIRQIESKTMAKLRHPSRSQSLRDYLE encoded by the coding sequence ATGGCAACCCGTGCAGCAACCAAGGCCCGCGAGGCCGCCGCGGTCGACGAGACCGTGACGGACGACGCGGCCACGACGCCTGCCGCCACGAAGACGGCGACGAAGGCGACGGCCGCCAAGACCGCGAAGGCGACGAAGCCGGCCGCGAAGAAGGCCGCCAAGGGCTCGACCAAGGGCAAGGGCCGTGCGGCGGACGAGGACGACGACGAGATCGACGACGACGCCGAGGTCGAGATCGACGAGGAGGAGACGGCCGAGGGCGACGACGAGTCCGAGGCGACCGACGCCGAGGCCTCCGACGACGACGCCGAGACGACCGAGGCCGAGGGCGCCGCTCCTGCGGCCGCCGCTCCCGCAGCCGAGGAGCAGCTCCCTCAGGACGCCCTCGTGCTCCGCGCGGTCGACGAGGAGGACGACATCCCCGTCTACTCCACGACGATCACCGGCGCCACGGCCGACCCGGTCAAGGACTACCTCAAGCAGATCGGCAAGGTCCCGCTGCTGAACGCGGCGGAGGAGGTCGAGCTCGCGATGCGGATCGAGGCCGGCCTGTTCGCCGAGGACAAGCTCGCCAACACGCCCAACCTCACCAAGGAGCTCGAGCGCGAGCTGAAGTGGGTCGCCCGCGACGGCCAGCGCGCCAAGAGCCACCTGCTCGGCGCCAACCTGCGCCTCGTGGTGTCGCTCGCGAAGCGCTACACCGGCCGCGGCATGCAGTTCCTGGACCTGATCCAGGAGGGCAACCTCGGTCTCATCCGCGCGGTCGAGAAGTTCGACTACACCAAGGGCTTCAAGTTCTCCACGTACGCCACCTGGTGGATCCGCCAGGCGATCACGCGCGCGATGGCGGACCAGGCGCGCACCATCCGCATCCCGGTGCACATGGTCGAGGTCATCAACAAGCTCGCCCGCGTGCAGCGCCAGATGCTGCAGGACCTGGGCCGCGAGCCCACCCCCGAGGAGCTGTCGAAGGAACTCGACATGACCCCGGAGAAGGTCATCGAGGTGCAGAAGTACGGTCGTGAGCCGATCTCGCTGCACACCCCGCTCGGTGAGGACGGCGACAGCGAGTTCGGCGACCTGATCGAGGACACCGAGGCGGTCGTCCCGGCCGACGCGGTGGGCTTCACCATGCTGCAGAAGCAGCTGGAGAGCCTGCTCGACTCGCTGTCCGAGCGCGAGGCGGGCGTGATCCGCATGCGCTTCGGCCTCGGCGACGGCATGCCCAAGACCCTCGACCAGATCGGCGACACCTTCGGCGTGACGCGTGAGCGCATCCGCCAGATCGAGTCGAAGACGATGGCGAAGCTGCGCCACCCGTCCCGCTCGCAGTCGCTCCGCGACTACCTCGAGTAA
- a CDS encoding proteasome assembly chaperone family protein, whose amino-acid sequence MRDPGELFELNPAVTVPAGLPLVAGLTGFADAGAGVTQLGTYLLGTLDSEVVATFDADILLDYRARRPLVYFDRDHLADYTPLTLKLYLAYDELRQPFLFLSGFEPDFRWEAFSEAVLGLIDRFRVGTVTWVHSIPMPVPHTRPIGVTVSGNRSDLIETMSIWKPQTQVPSNALHLLEYRLQRLEHPTAGFVLLIPHYLADTEYPAAAIAGLDAISAATGLIFPTDRLRQEDRDFVANIDEQVAGNAELGRLVGTLEERHDSYMEDTQLRSPLTDRDGELPTADEIAAELENFLAFRRHGDEENGRGDR is encoded by the coding sequence ATGCGAGACCCCGGCGAACTGTTCGAGCTCAATCCGGCCGTCACGGTACCGGCCGGGCTCCCGCTCGTCGCGGGGCTGACCGGGTTCGCGGACGCGGGCGCCGGCGTCACGCAGCTCGGCACCTATCTTCTCGGCACGCTCGACAGCGAGGTCGTCGCGACGTTCGACGCCGACATCCTGCTCGACTACCGGGCGCGTCGCCCGCTCGTCTACTTCGACCGCGACCACCTGGCCGACTACACCCCGCTCACGCTGAAGCTGTACCTCGCCTACGACGAGCTGCGTCAGCCGTTCCTCTTCCTCAGCGGGTTCGAGCCCGACTTCCGCTGGGAGGCGTTCAGCGAGGCCGTGCTGGGGCTGATCGACCGGTTCCGGGTCGGCACCGTGACGTGGGTGCACTCGATCCCGATGCCCGTCCCGCACACCAGGCCCATCGGCGTCACGGTCAGCGGCAACCGCTCCGACCTGATCGAGACCATGTCGATCTGGAAGCCGCAGACCCAGGTCCCGTCGAACGCCCTGCACCTGCTGGAGTACCGCCTCCAGCGGCTGGAGCACCCCACGGCCGGCTTCGTCCTCCTGATCCCGCACTACCTCGCCGACACCGAGTACCCCGCAGCGGCCATCGCCGGGCTCGACGCGATCAGCGCGGCCACCGGGCTCATCTTCCCGACCGACCGGCTCCGCCAGGAGGACCGCGACTTCGTGGCCAACATCGACGAGCAGGTCGCCGGCAACGCCGAGCTGGGCCGCCTCGTCGGCACGCTGGAGGAGCGGCACGACTCCTACATGGAGGACACGCAGCTGCGCTCCCCGCTCACGGACCGCGACGGCGAGCTGCCGACCGCCGACGAGATCGCGGCCGAGCTCGAGAACTTCCTCGCCTTCCGCCGCCACGGCGACGAGGAGAACGGCCGCGGCGACCGCTAG
- a CDS encoding MurT ligase domain-containing protein: protein MRYRLAVLAGRLARALLRLRGGGSAVPGRVALAIAPRFLERAVSRLPLGVVFVSGSNGKSTTTNMLTAILREHGLNVFTNPSGGNLPQGIASALLADVPLDGFVRGDVGVIEVDEAYGVDLATVLKPRGSLLLNVQIDQLNRFFEPTRVIGMLRTIADRSSEFVVVNADDDSLAGVGAELAAAGGDVTTFAVAPSLIEASPNGLANVQDLSGRVTATLPVPGVFVSKLESQSAELTIGGEQVRIGLPARGLHYAVDAAGATAMARRLLGEAFRPTAVVAAMASLRTVYGRGETLRVGDEDIEIIMMKNPPSLQLNLDYLSEPPEQVFVSVDEGTPDPSWVYDIDLSKLTHVDVVSGTKAWQFATRFAYAGIEVDQVVPELKPALNAFLALPKPARGTKTMIVNYEQMMLIRKQLGFLDLEGGER, encoded by the coding sequence GTGCGCTACCGACTGGCGGTCCTCGCCGGCCGCCTCGCCCGCGCGCTCCTGCGCCTGCGGGGAGGCGGCTCGGCGGTCCCGGGCCGGGTCGCGCTCGCGATCGCACCGAGGTTCCTGGAGCGTGCGGTCAGCCGGCTGCCGCTCGGCGTCGTCTTCGTCTCCGGCTCGAACGGCAAGTCGACGACGACGAACATGCTCACCGCGATCCTGCGCGAGCACGGCCTCAACGTCTTCACGAACCCCTCCGGTGGCAACCTGCCGCAGGGGATCGCCTCCGCCCTCCTCGCCGACGTGCCGCTCGACGGCTTCGTGCGCGGTGACGTGGGCGTCATCGAGGTCGACGAGGCCTACGGCGTCGACCTCGCGACGGTGCTGAAGCCGCGCGGCTCCCTGCTCCTCAACGTCCAGATCGACCAGCTCAACCGGTTCTTCGAGCCGACGCGCGTGATCGGGATGCTGCGCACGATCGCCGACCGCTCGTCCGAGTTCGTCGTCGTGAACGCCGACGACGACAGCCTGGCGGGGGTGGGAGCCGAGCTCGCCGCCGCCGGAGGCGACGTGACGACCTTCGCGGTCGCCCCGTCGCTGATCGAGGCGTCGCCCAACGGCCTCGCCAACGTGCAGGACCTGTCGGGACGCGTGACGGCGACCCTCCCGGTCCCCGGCGTGTTCGTCAGCAAGCTCGAGTCTCAGAGCGCCGAGCTGACCATCGGCGGGGAGCAGGTGCGCATCGGCCTGCCCGCGCGCGGCCTGCACTACGCGGTCGACGCCGCCGGCGCGACCGCGATGGCCAGGCGCCTCCTCGGCGAGGCATTCCGTCCGACGGCCGTGGTCGCCGCGATGGCCTCGCTGCGCACGGTGTACGGCCGTGGCGAGACCCTGCGGGTCGGCGACGAGGACATCGAGATCATCATGATGAAGAACCCGCCGAGCCTGCAGCTCAACCTCGACTACCTGAGCGAGCCGCCGGAGCAGGTGTTCGTCTCGGTCGACGAGGGCACGCCCGACCCGTCCTGGGTGTACGACATCGACCTCTCGAAGCTGACCCACGTCGACGTCGTCTCCGGCACGAAGGCATGGCAGTTCGCGACCCGGTTCGCCTACGCGGGCATCGAGGTCGACCAGGTGGTGCCCGAGCTGAAGCCGGCGCTGAACGCGTTCCTCGCGCTGCCGAAGCCGGCCCGCGGCACCAAGACCATGATCGTCAACTACGAGCAGATGATGCTGATCCGCAAGCAGCTCGGGTTCCTCGACCTGGAGGGCGGCGAGCGATGA
- the lpdA gene encoding dihydrolipoyl dehydrogenase: MSEQNFDIVVLGGGSGGYAAALRAAELGFTVGLIEKDKVGGTCLHRGCVPTKALLHAAEVADYSRESSKFGIVTELQGVDINGVSEYRRGIVAKKYKGLQGLVKARGITTIEGEGRLVSPTTVQVGEDTIVGKNVILATGSYSRSLPGLEIGGRVITSEHALELDFVPRKVAVLGGGVIGVEFASVWKSFGAEVTIIEALPHLVPNEDEAISKQLERQFRRRGIDYRLGVRFSGVTQDDNGVVITLENGDTVEAELLLVAVGRGPLTQGMGYEEVGVTMDRGFVITDERLQTSVPGVYAVGDIVPGLQLAHRGFQQGIFVAEEIAGLNPIVIPDVNIPKVTYCDPEVASIGLTEAKAVEQYGADKVTSYDYSLAGNARSEIIGTNGSVKVVRVNDGPVVGVHMIGARVGELIGEAQLAVNWEAYPEDIAPLIHAHPTQNESMGEAFLYLAGKPLHTL, encoded by the coding sequence GTGTCTGAGCAGAACTTTGACATTGTCGTGCTCGGTGGTGGAAGCGGAGGCTACGCGGCAGCGCTGCGTGCAGCCGAGCTCGGCTTCACCGTCGGCCTGATCGAGAAGGACAAGGTCGGCGGCACGTGCCTCCACCGCGGATGTGTCCCCACCAAGGCGCTGCTGCACGCGGCCGAGGTGGCCGACTACTCGCGCGAGTCGTCGAAGTTCGGCATCGTCACCGAGCTGCAGGGCGTCGACATCAACGGCGTGTCCGAGTACCGCCGCGGCATCGTCGCCAAGAAGTACAAGGGCCTGCAGGGCCTCGTGAAGGCCCGCGGCATCACCACGATCGAGGGCGAGGGCCGCCTGGTCTCCCCCACCACCGTGCAGGTCGGCGAGGACACGATCGTCGGCAAGAACGTCATCCTCGCCACCGGCTCCTACTCCCGCAGCCTCCCCGGCCTCGAGATCGGCGGCCGCGTCATCACCAGCGAGCACGCTCTCGAGCTCGACTTCGTGCCGCGCAAGGTCGCGGTGCTCGGCGGCGGCGTCATCGGCGTCGAGTTCGCCAGCGTCTGGAAGTCGTTCGGCGCCGAGGTCACCATCATCGAGGCCCTCCCGCACCTGGTCCCCAACGAGGACGAGGCCATCAGCAAGCAGCTGGAGCGCCAGTTCCGCCGCCGCGGCATCGACTACCGCCTCGGCGTCCGGTTCTCCGGGGTCACCCAGGACGACAACGGCGTGGTCATCACGCTCGAGAACGGCGACACCGTCGAGGCCGAGCTGCTGCTCGTCGCCGTCGGCCGCGGCCCGCTCACCCAGGGCATGGGCTACGAGGAGGTCGGGGTCACCATGGACCGCGGCTTCGTCATCACCGACGAGCGCCTGCAGACCAGCGTCCCCGGCGTCTACGCGGTCGGCGACATCGTCCCCGGCCTGCAGCTCGCCCACCGCGGCTTCCAGCAGGGCATCTTCGTCGCCGAGGAGATCGCGGGCCTGAACCCGATCGTCATCCCGGATGTCAACATCCCCAAGGTCACCTACTGCGACCCCGAGGTCGCGTCGATCGGCCTCACCGAGGCCAAGGCCGTCGAGCAGTACGGCGCCGACAAGGTGACGAGCTACGACTACAGCCTCGCGGGCAACGCCCGCAGCGAGATCATCGGCACCAACGGCTCCGTCAAGGTCGTGCGCGTCAACGACGGCCCCGTGGTCGGCGTCCACATGATCGGCGCCCGCGTCGGCGAGCTGATCGGCGAGGCCCAGCTCGCGGTGAACTGGGAGGCGTACCCCGAGGACATCGCCCCGCTCATCCACGCGCACCCGACGCAGAACGAGTCGATGGGCGAGGCGTTCCTGTACCTCGCAGGAAAGCCGCTGCACACCCTCTAA